One window of Cardiocondyla obscurior isolate alpha-2009 linkage group LG20, Cobs3.1, whole genome shotgun sequence genomic DNA carries:
- the LOC139110336 gene encoding uncharacterized protein isoform X5, whose translation MAMVNMNNLLNGKDSRWLQLEVCREFQRNKCTRPDTECKFAHPPANVEVQNGRVTACYDSIKGRCNREKPPCKYFHPPQHLKDQLLINGRNHLALKNALMQQIQQGLTPGQPLVPGQVPAVATNPYLTGMPQVGNTYSPYFAPSPIMPAIMGPADPTGVGSPLGVVPQTVAMPQKMPRTDRLEVCREFQRGACKRGETECRFAHPLETVQANEDGSVTVCMDAVKGRCNRDPCRYFHPPLHLQAHIKAAQSRASIAMDMKSVGSFYYENFAFPGMVPYKRPAADKSGVPVYQPTGATTYQQLMQLQQPFVPVSCEYTGTPPLPTQTSNQSVVQPPNVQSNHHAMVVQSSSSQGAAGANVNNCADANNGVLMDPCNNPPPPPPTADNNSNSSNGSNKQSVTQNHDVENARNSPELNHSSPSSLQQQQQQHHQQHHQQQQQQQQQQQQQIQAQHQQHQQQQQQQQINQLALPPAMSPLTSMAGLTSMPGVVNMASMASMVSMANMSPITNMTSVGNYNAAASNMASLNMLNSLGMASGLPGHLDPAALAKEVAQKNYAKAIKLSQASQSYGLGQLAALNYTGVALNKQNLVNPAAAAGNPAVAAAAGLQATAATPRPVISSLAGIPGALTSPLSAGILAYSRPPPTATPINPYSLIRQQILPNPYVQSMATVPGAAAVHTSPYVQNPYTVLPGVGSVPGVATGVAAAAAAAGVPTVPQIPQIGNPATIAAQPQVAIPVSSGVIMQPYKKMKTS comes from the exons GGCCGATGTAATCGGGAGAAGCCACCTTGCAAGTATTTCCATCCCCCGCAGCATCTGAAGGACCAACTCTTGATAAACGGGCGCAATCACTTGGCGCTGAAAAACGCGCTGATGCAGCAGATTCAACAGGGCCTCACGCCGGGTCAGCCTCTCGTGCCCGGACAGGTACCCGCAGTG GCGACGAATCCGTACCTGACCGGTATGCCGCAGGTTGGCAATACGTACAGCCCGTACTTCGCGCCCAGCCCGATAATGCCGGCGATAATGGGTCCGGCGGACCCGACGGGCGTCGGGAGTCCGCTCGGCGTGGTGCCGCAGACGGTGGCGATGCCGCAGAAGATGCCGCGTACCGACCGCCTCGAG GTATGTCGCGAGTTTCAACGCGGGGCGTGCAAACGCGGCGAGACGGAGTGCCGGTTTGCGCACCCCCTCGAGACGGTGCAGGCGAACGAGGACGGCTCTGTGACGGTCTGCATGGACGCTGTCAAGGGCCGATGCAATCGGGACCCCTGCCGCTATTTCCACCCCCCTCTGCACCTTCAAGCCCACATTAAGGCCGCACAATCTCGGGCTAGCATTGCG ATGGACATGAAGTCTGTCGGGTCGTtctactacgagaacttt gcCTTCCCAGGGATGGTTCCGTATAAACGACCGGCGGCCGACAAGTCCGGCGTGCCGGTCTATCAACCTACCGGCGCGACGACCTATCAACAGTTAATGCAGCTGCAGCAGCCCTTCGTGCCTGTGTCATGTGAGTACACTGGAACACCACCTTTACCCACCCAAACCTCTAACCAATCGGTCGTGCAACCCCCGAACGTGCAAAGCAACCACCACGCGATGGTGGTGCAGTCCTCGTCCTCCCAGGGAGCCGCCGGCGCCAATGTCAATAACTGCGCCGACGCCAACAATGGCGTGCTGATGGATCCCTGCAACaatccgccgccgccacctCCGACCGCTGACAATAACAGTAACAGTAGTAACGGCAGTAACAAACAATCGGTTACGCAGAATCACGATGTCGAAAACGCGCGTAATTCCCCCGAATTGAATCACTCGAGTCCGTCGTCgctgcagcagcagcagcagcagcaccaCCAGCAGCACcaccagcagcagcagcagcagcaacagcagcagcagcagcagatTCAGGCACAACACCAGCAACaccagcagcaacagcagcagcaacaaatTAATCAACTGGCGCTGCCGCCCGCGATGAGTCCCTTGACTTCGATGGCCGGCCTAACTTCGATGCCCGGCGTGGTTAATATGGCCTCGATGGCGTCTATGGTATCCATGGCGAACATGTCGCCGATAACGAATATGACTTCCGTCGGCAATTACAACGCCGCAGCGTCTAATATGGCGAGCCTGAACATGCTCAACAGCCTCGGGATGGCGTCCGGGCTACCAGGGCACCTCGACCCGGCTGCTCTCGCCAAAGAAGTCGCCCAGAAAAACTACGCCAAGGCCATTAAACTCTCGCAAGCCTCTCAATCTTACGGCCTCGGCCAGCTCGCCGCTCTCAATTACACCGGCGTCGCTCTGAACAAGCAGAACCTCGTGAATCCGGCAGCGGCCGCCGGGAATCCCGCGGTAGCGGCGGCTGCCGGCCTGCAGGCCACCGCAGCGACTCCCAGACCGGTCATCTCGAGTCTGGCCGGTATTCCGGGCGCCCTGACCTCACCGCTGTCTGCGGGCATCCTGGCGTACTCGAGACCACCGCCCACGGCGACCCCGATTAATCCGTATTCTCTGATCAGGCAACAGATCCTGCCGAACCCGTATGTCCAGTCGATGGCAACCGTACCTGGTGCCGCGGCGGTTCACACCTCGCCCTACGTCCAAAATCCGTATACCGTTCTACCCGGGGTGGGCAGCGTGCCCGGAGTGGCGACCGGGGTCGCGGCCGCGGCTGCGGCCGCCGGCGTCCCGACCGTGCCGCAGATACCGCAGATCGGCAATCCGGCGACGATCGCGGCTCAGCCGCAGGTGGCGATCCCCGTTAGCTCCGGAGTAATTATGCAGCCGTACAAGAAGATGAAGACGTCGTAA